The following proteins are co-located in the Vigna angularis cultivar LongXiaoDou No.4 chromosome 2, ASM1680809v1, whole genome shotgun sequence genome:
- the LOC108328684 gene encoding uncharacterized protein LOC108328684 isoform X3 yields the protein MARGIPVSEFNPIHEIQFEEVLGRSDGLPNPAGEFHVQTQSQDVQQSLQQGISDLHLDTYETGETSSARNVRMRRNIEESLMESVYPTSPVTANPSPPPQVTGNSSASEIFRNSAYDPSFEMRGLPLDPHLRLFFFNNNPEQAAACNRNTLYDPSFEERGLPLDPHLRCFALELAKKNGGNDDKLDLN from the exons ATGGCAAGGGG GATTCCTGTATCTGAGTTTAATCCCATCCATGAGATTCAGTTCGAAGAAGTGTTGGGTCGTTCAGATGGATTACCTAATCCTGCAGGAGAATTTCATGTCCAAACTCAATCTCAAGATGTGCAACAG TCTCTGCAACAAGGAATATCTGATCTGCACCTTGATACCTATGAAACTGGAGAGACTTCATCAGCAAGGAATGTTAGg ATGAGAAGGAACATTGAAGAGTCTCTGATGGAATCAGTGTATCCAACTAGTCCAGTCACTGCAAACCCTTCTCCACCACCACAAGTCACTGGAAACTCTTCCGCGTCAGA GATTTTCAGAAACTCAGCTTATGATCCATCATTTGAAATGCGTGGATTACCTTTGGATCCTCATCTGAGattgtttttctttaacaataaCCCTGAACAAGCAGCTGCCTG CAATAGGAACACACTTTATGATCCATCATTTGAAGAGCGTGGATTACCTTTGGATCCACACTTGAGATGTTTTGCCTTGGAATTGGCAAAAAAGAATGGTg GTAATGACGATAAGCTGGATTTGAATTGA
- the LOC108328216 gene encoding uncharacterized protein LOC108328216 isoform X3: protein MRHLWNLPMTKTIKNKQNASTNLFAIAVGIKQKDLVNKMVKKFLSSNFVVMLFHYDGIVDKWNDFEWNNQVIHVAVANQSKWWFAKRFLHPDIVAEYGYIFLWDEDLGVENFHPDRYVSIIESEGLEISQPALDTENSEVHHQITARGRRSKVHRRIYKTGGRGKGCDENSSAPPCTGYVEMMAPVFSRAAWRCVWYMIQNDLIHAWGLDMQLGYCAQGDRTKNVGVVDAEYIVHYGHPTLGGQDLHQVSSRAKDHRVDVRRLSFHELQVFRKRWQKAVEDDKCWVDPFQ, encoded by the exons ATGAGGCATTTGTGGAATCTTCCTATGACTAAGACAATAAAG AATAAGCAAAACGCGTCAACCAATTTGTTTGCAATTGCGGTTGGGATAAAGCAGAAAGACCTTGTGAACAAAATGGTCAAAAAG TTTCTATCAAGTAATTTTGTCGTGATGCTTTTCCACTATGATGGCATTGTTGACAAATGGAATGACTTTGAATGGAATAATCAGGTCATTCACGTGGCTGTAGCCAATCAAAGTAAATG GTGGTTTGCCAAGCGTTTCTTACACCCGGACATAGTTGCAGAATATGGTTATATTTTCCTATGGGATGAGGATCTTGGAGTTGAAAACTTCCACCCTGATAG GTATGTTTCTATTATAGAAAGTGAAGGACTTGAGATATCACAACCAGCACTTGATACTGAAAATTCAGAGGTACATCATCAGATTACAGCACGTGGGAGGAGGTCAAAAGTGCACAG AAGGATTTACAAAACTGGTGGTAGAGGCAAAGGTTGTGACGAAAATAGCTCTGCTCCTCCTTGCACAGG GTATGTTGAAATGATGGCTCCTGTTTTCTCAAGAGCTGCTTGGCGTTGCGTTTGGTATATGATTCAG AATGATTTGATCCATGCATGGGGTCTAGATATGCAGCTAGGCTACTGTGCTCAG GGTGATCGAACAAAAAATGTTGGTGTTGTAGATGCTGAATATATAGTCCACTACGGTCATCCTACTCTTGGAGGCCAAGATTTGCATCAG GTTTCATCTCGGGCAAAGGATCATAGAGTTGAT GTGAGAAGACTTTCTTTCCACGAATTACAAGTGTTTAGAAAACGGTGGCAGAAGGCAGTTGAGGATGATAAATGTTGGGTCGATCCATTTCAATAA
- the LOC108328684 gene encoding uncharacterized protein LOC108328684 isoform X1 has product MARGIPVSEFNPIHEIQFEEVLGRSDGLPNPAGEFHVQTQSQDVQQTEQQGLPNFPPNYSYEIGESSSSRNVRVESSIDLNTQQSLQQGISDLHLDTYETGETSSARNVRMRRNIEESLMESVYPTSPVTANPSPPPQVTGNSSASEIFRNSAYDPSFEMRGLPLDPHLRLFFFNNNPEQAAACNRNTLYDPSFEERGLPLDPHLRCFALELAKKNGGNDDKLDLN; this is encoded by the exons ATGGCAAGGGG GATTCCTGTATCTGAGTTTAATCCCATCCATGAGATTCAGTTCGAAGAAGTGTTGGGTCGTTCAGATGGATTACCTAATCCTGCAGGAGAATTTCATGTCCAAACTCAATCTCAAGATGTGCAACAG ACTGAGCAGCAAGGATTACCCAACTTTCCTCCTAATTATTCATATGAAATAGGAGAGTCTTCATCATCTAGGAATGTTAGGGTTGAGTCCTCCATAGATCTCAACACTCAACAG TCTCTGCAACAAGGAATATCTGATCTGCACCTTGATACCTATGAAACTGGAGAGACTTCATCAGCAAGGAATGTTAGg ATGAGAAGGAACATTGAAGAGTCTCTGATGGAATCAGTGTATCCAACTAGTCCAGTCACTGCAAACCCTTCTCCACCACCACAAGTCACTGGAAACTCTTCCGCGTCAGA GATTTTCAGAAACTCAGCTTATGATCCATCATTTGAAATGCGTGGATTACCTTTGGATCCTCATCTGAGattgtttttctttaacaataaCCCTGAACAAGCAGCTGCCTG CAATAGGAACACACTTTATGATCCATCATTTGAAGAGCGTGGATTACCTTTGGATCCACACTTGAGATGTTTTGCCTTGGAATTGGCAAAAAAGAATGGTg GTAATGACGATAAGCTGGATTTGAATTGA
- the LOC108328216 gene encoding uncharacterized protein LOC108328216 isoform X2 — MILARSDGSSALPEGIISKTSDLEMRHLWNLPMTKTIKNKQNASTNLFAIAVGIKQKDLVNKMVKKFLSSNFVVMLFHYDGIVDKWNDFEWNNQVIHVAVANQSKWWFAKRFLHPDIVAEYGYIFLWDEDLGVENFHPDRYVSIIESEGLEISQPALDTENSEVHHQITARGRRSKVHRRIYKTGGRGKGCDENSSAPPCTGYVEMMAPVFSRAAWRCVWYMIQNDLIHAWGLDMQLGYCAQGDRTKNVGVVDAEYIVHYGHPTLGGQDLHQVSSRAKDHRVDVRRLSFHELQVFRKRWQKAVEDDKCWVDPFQ, encoded by the exons atgatacttgcAAG GTCTGATGGAAGCAGTGCACTCCCTGAAGGCATAATCTCCAAGACTTCTGATTTGGAAATGAGGCATTTGTGGAATCTTCCTATGACTAAGACAATAAAG AATAAGCAAAACGCGTCAACCAATTTGTTTGCAATTGCGGTTGGGATAAAGCAGAAAGACCTTGTGAACAAAATGGTCAAAAAG TTTCTATCAAGTAATTTTGTCGTGATGCTTTTCCACTATGATGGCATTGTTGACAAATGGAATGACTTTGAATGGAATAATCAGGTCATTCACGTGGCTGTAGCCAATCAAAGTAAATG GTGGTTTGCCAAGCGTTTCTTACACCCGGACATAGTTGCAGAATATGGTTATATTTTCCTATGGGATGAGGATCTTGGAGTTGAAAACTTCCACCCTGATAG GTATGTTTCTATTATAGAAAGTGAAGGACTTGAGATATCACAACCAGCACTTGATACTGAAAATTCAGAGGTACATCATCAGATTACAGCACGTGGGAGGAGGTCAAAAGTGCACAG AAGGATTTACAAAACTGGTGGTAGAGGCAAAGGTTGTGACGAAAATAGCTCTGCTCCTCCTTGCACAGG GTATGTTGAAATGATGGCTCCTGTTTTCTCAAGAGCTGCTTGGCGTTGCGTTTGGTATATGATTCAG AATGATTTGATCCATGCATGGGGTCTAGATATGCAGCTAGGCTACTGTGCTCAG GGTGATCGAACAAAAAATGTTGGTGTTGTAGATGCTGAATATATAGTCCACTACGGTCATCCTACTCTTGGAGGCCAAGATTTGCATCAG GTTTCATCTCGGGCAAAGGATCATAGAGTTGAT GTGAGAAGACTTTCTTTCCACGAATTACAAGTGTTTAGAAAACGGTGGCAGAAGGCAGTTGAGGATGATAAATGTTGGGTCGATCCATTTCAATAA
- the LOC108328684 gene encoding uncharacterized protein LOC108328684 isoform X2, translated as MARGIPVSEFNPIHEIQFEEVLGRSDGLPNPAGEFHVQTQSQDVQQTEQQGLPNFPPNYSYEIGESSSSRNVRVESSIDLNTQQSLQQGISDLHLDTYETGETSSARNVRMRRNIEESLMESVYPTSPVTANPSPPPQVTGNSSASEIFRNSAYDPSFEMRGLPLDPHLRLFFFNNNPEQAAAWNTLYDPSFEERGLPLDPHLRCFALELAKKNGGNDDKLDLN; from the exons ATGGCAAGGGG GATTCCTGTATCTGAGTTTAATCCCATCCATGAGATTCAGTTCGAAGAAGTGTTGGGTCGTTCAGATGGATTACCTAATCCTGCAGGAGAATTTCATGTCCAAACTCAATCTCAAGATGTGCAACAG ACTGAGCAGCAAGGATTACCCAACTTTCCTCCTAATTATTCATATGAAATAGGAGAGTCTTCATCATCTAGGAATGTTAGGGTTGAGTCCTCCATAGATCTCAACACTCAACAG TCTCTGCAACAAGGAATATCTGATCTGCACCTTGATACCTATGAAACTGGAGAGACTTCATCAGCAAGGAATGTTAGg ATGAGAAGGAACATTGAAGAGTCTCTGATGGAATCAGTGTATCCAACTAGTCCAGTCACTGCAAACCCTTCTCCACCACCACAAGTCACTGGAAACTCTTCCGCGTCAGA GATTTTCAGAAACTCAGCTTATGATCCATCATTTGAAATGCGTGGATTACCTTTGGATCCTCATCTGAGattgtttttctttaacaataaCCCTGAACAAGCAGCTGCCTG GAACACACTTTATGATCCATCATTTGAAGAGCGTGGATTACCTTTGGATCCACACTTGAGATGTTTTGCCTTGGAATTGGCAAAAAAGAATGGTg GTAATGACGATAAGCTGGATTTGAATTGA
- the LOC108328216 gene encoding uncharacterized protein LOC108328216 isoform X1 has translation MKTHSREISEADSDCKRSCLCGIVPAVSILCVVLLFSSSFFAQRYNQKLSRWRMNTEKLENDTCKNQCRSDGSSALPEGIISKTSDLEMRHLWNLPMTKTIKNKQNASTNLFAIAVGIKQKDLVNKMVKKFLSSNFVVMLFHYDGIVDKWNDFEWNNQVIHVAVANQSKWWFAKRFLHPDIVAEYGYIFLWDEDLGVENFHPDRYVSIIESEGLEISQPALDTENSEVHHQITARGRRSKVHRRIYKTGGRGKGCDENSSAPPCTGYVEMMAPVFSRAAWRCVWYMIQNDLIHAWGLDMQLGYCAQGDRTKNVGVVDAEYIVHYGHPTLGGQDLHQVSSRAKDHRVDVRRLSFHELQVFRKRWQKAVEDDKCWVDPFQ, from the exons ATGAAGACACACAGTCGA GAAATTTCGGAAGCTGATTCAGATTGTAAAAGATCATGCCTCTGTGGCATCGTTCCGGCGGTTTCTATACTTTGTGTTGTTTTGCTTTTCTCGAGTTCATTCTTTGCTCAACGCTACAACCAG AAACTATCGAGATGGAGAATGAACACCGAGAAattggaaaatgatacttgcAAG AATCAGTGCAGGTCTGATGGAAGCAGTGCACTCCCTGAAGGCATAATCTCCAAGACTTCTGATTTGGAAATGAGGCATTTGTGGAATCTTCCTATGACTAAGACAATAAAG AATAAGCAAAACGCGTCAACCAATTTGTTTGCAATTGCGGTTGGGATAAAGCAGAAAGACCTTGTGAACAAAATGGTCAAAAAG TTTCTATCAAGTAATTTTGTCGTGATGCTTTTCCACTATGATGGCATTGTTGACAAATGGAATGACTTTGAATGGAATAATCAGGTCATTCACGTGGCTGTAGCCAATCAAAGTAAATG GTGGTTTGCCAAGCGTTTCTTACACCCGGACATAGTTGCAGAATATGGTTATATTTTCCTATGGGATGAGGATCTTGGAGTTGAAAACTTCCACCCTGATAG GTATGTTTCTATTATAGAAAGTGAAGGACTTGAGATATCACAACCAGCACTTGATACTGAAAATTCAGAGGTACATCATCAGATTACAGCACGTGGGAGGAGGTCAAAAGTGCACAG AAGGATTTACAAAACTGGTGGTAGAGGCAAAGGTTGTGACGAAAATAGCTCTGCTCCTCCTTGCACAGG GTATGTTGAAATGATGGCTCCTGTTTTCTCAAGAGCTGCTTGGCGTTGCGTTTGGTATATGATTCAG AATGATTTGATCCATGCATGGGGTCTAGATATGCAGCTAGGCTACTGTGCTCAG GGTGATCGAACAAAAAATGTTGGTGTTGTAGATGCTGAATATATAGTCCACTACGGTCATCCTACTCTTGGAGGCCAAGATTTGCATCAG GTTTCATCTCGGGCAAAGGATCATAGAGTTGAT GTGAGAAGACTTTCTTTCCACGAATTACAAGTGTTTAGAAAACGGTGGCAGAAGGCAGTTGAGGATGATAAATGTTGGGTCGATCCATTTCAATAA